AAAATCGTCTTTGAGCAACCATTCCTCGTTCGCGGGATGATCCAGATATCCGACTTCCAGCAAGACCGACGGCATGGCGGTTTCGCGCACGACGTAAAAAGGCTTTTGCCGGACGCCGCGATCCGCAAACCCCGTCGCCGCTACGACACGCCGGTGGACTTCCTGCGCGAACGAAAGACTCCGCTCATGAAAATAATAAGTCTCCGTCCCGTGAACGCTGCCGTTATACTTGTTGCCGTGGATCGAAATGAACAAATCGGCGTTCAGGCCGTTGGCGAGCGCGACCCGCTGCTCCAGCGTCGGGTATGTATCGTCGCTTCTCGTCATAACCGGCCGAACGGTCGGCTCGCGGACGAGACGGTCGTATACTTTTTTCGCCAGCGATAGCGTAAAATCCTTCTCGAAGATGCGGTATTTTCCCGAAGTCGCGCCGGGATCGGTTCCGCCGTGGCCGGGGTCGATGACGACGACGTACCGCTCGAGATCGATTTTGAAAAACGAATAATTCGGCCATTCGACCGGCGTCTGGCGCGGCGCAAGGCGGACGCCGGGCCGCGTTTCCAGCACGAGACGGACCTTGTCGGGATGCTGGGCATAACGGATGCGCGCGACGCGACCGGAGGAAACGGCGATCGTCCCTTCTCCTTTCGTCATCCGCGCCGCAAGCGGCTCCGACAACAAAACGCCGGGCAGATCGATCACGGCGCGGTCCGGTTCTTTTAGATAAAAGACTTGGGCGTCGGCGACCGGCGGCGTTCCCGTCCATCCGATCATGAGACAGTCGCCGAAAAGCCGGATCTCCGCCACCGCTAGGCCGGCTTCGGCGGAAGTAACGGCGGTAGGCGCCTGCGCCGGCTCTGCGACGGGCGACGGCGTCGGCAACGCCCCAACGGGAGGCGGACAGGCCGTTTCCGTCTCCTTCCCCGTATCGTAACGACCGGGCGTCGGCGAAGGCGATGGCGTCGGAGACGGCGACCCGGACGGGCTCGATTTCGGCGCATTCTCGCCGCCCGACGCGCCGGAAGTCCCGCCGGAACCCGGCGACGGCGACGAGGCGCGCGGCGACCACAAAAAGACGGAATATGACCGGTCGTCCCATCCGACCGTCAATCCGAACGTCTCCGCGACGAATCGAATCGGCACGTAAGTCGACTGATCGATGATCTGCGGGGGGACGTCAAGCTCGCGCGAAACGCCGTCGACCACGGCCCATCGGCGTCCGACCTGCAGGTCGATCCGGCGTTCGCCCCGGCGGATGTCGATGCGGCGATCGGACGGATTCCAGTCGACTGAAGCGCCCAGCGATTCCGAAACGAGCCGGATCGGCACGAGCGTCCGCCCGTCGACGATCCGCGGCGGCTTGTCCGACGAAAGCGGCCGACCGTCCAAAAGCATGGCGAGCTTCGGTTCCGTTGCGGCCTCGGCCGCAGAAGTTCCCGCCGACAAAAAAACCGCGGAAACGATCAGACCTGACAAAAAAACCGCAACTCCGCGCCTCATGCCACACCCCTGCCATCGAAACATGTCGTGTGCCATTTAATTGGACGCGGATTGCGGTCGAAAAGTTGCGCTTTCGTTCGGCCGGATTTCACACGATCGGATGCGCGGCTTCGTATGCGGCGATTTTTTCTTCCAGCCGCAGCGTCAGACCGATGTCGTCGAGCCCCTCCAACAAAGTTTGCCTGCGGTGTTCGTCGATCTCGAACGGTTCGCAGAAGCCGTCGTCGTCGCTGACGATTTTTTGCTCGAGATCGACCGTAAGGCGGTACCCTTCGCGTGCGAACGTCCGGCGGAACAGTTCGTCGACGCGGTCTTCCGGAAGGACGACCGGCAAAATGCCGTTTTTAAAGCAGTTATTGTAGAAAATATCAGCAAAACTCGGCGCGATGATCGTCCTGAAACCGTAATCCAAAATCGCCCACGGCGCATGTTCGCGTGACGAGCCGCAGCCGAAGTTGGCCCGCGCGAGCAGGACCGAGGCGCCGCGGTAACGCGGCTTATTGAGCTCGAAATCCGGTTTCGGATTGCCGTTTTCGTCGAAACGCCACTCGTAGAACAAGAACTGCCCGAACCCCGTGCGCTCGATCCGCTTCAGAAACTGCTTCGGAACGATCGCGTCGGTGTCGACGTTGACGCGGTCGATCGGCGCGACCAAGCCGGTATGCTTGCGAAAAGGTTCCAACCTTTCGTCCCCCCCAAAATGCACATGCAAAATGCCGGCCACTTCAGCCGACGGGCGCGGGTTCGCTTTTGTATTTCCAATCGCGCACATCGACGAAATGCCCCATGATCGCCGCCGCGGCCGCCATCGGCGGGCTGACGAGATGCGTCCGACCGCCCCGGCCCTGACGACCTTCAAAATTGCGGTTCGAAGTCGAGGCGCACCGCTCGCCGGGACGAAGTACGTCGGGGTTCATGCCGAGGCACATGCTGCACCCGGGTTCCCGCCATTCGAAACCGGCCTCGATGAAAATCTTGTCCAGGCCCTCGCGCTCCGCCTGCGCCTTGACGCGCCCGGAACCCGGCACGACGATTGCGCGGACGTGCGGCGCCACCTTGTAGCCGCGGACGACGGCGGCTGCCGCGCGCAAATCCTCGATACGCGCGTTCGTGCACGATCCGATGAAAACGACGTCGATCTTGATGTCGGTCATTTTCGTACCCGGCGTAAGTCCCATATACTCGAGCGCGCGCGCCGCAGCCTTACGCTGCGTTTCGGTCGGAAAATCGTTCGGATCGGGCACGACGCCGTCGATGCCGACGCCCATGCCCGGGCTCGTTCCCCACGTCACCTGCGGCACGAGCGACTCGACGTCGAACTCGACGACGCGGTCGAAGACGGCCCCTTCGTCCGTGCGCAGCCGTTTCCATTCCTCGACCTTACGGTCGAACGCGGCGCCCTTCGGGGCGTAATCGCGCCCGCGCAAATATTCGAACGTTTTGTCGTCCGGAGCGATCATACCTGCGCGTGCTCCCGCCTCGATCGACATATTGCAGACCGTCATCCGCTCTTCCATGGAGAGGTCGCGGATCGCCTCGCCGGTATACTCGACGACGTGGCCGGTCGCAAAATCGGTGCCGTATTTCGCGATCAGGCCGAGAATCATGTCCTTAGCCGTAATGCCCGGCTTGCGCCGGCCGACGAACCGGACTTCCATCGTCTTCGGCTTCGCCTGCCAGAGGCATTGTGTCGCCAGCACGTGTTCGACCTCGCTCGTGCCGATGCCGAACGCGAGCGCGCCGAACGCGCCGTGCGTCGACGTGTGGCTGTCGCCGCATACGATCGTTTTGCCCGGTTGCGTCAGACCGAGCTCGGGTCCCATGACGTGCACGATCCCCTGATCGATATCGTTCAGGTCGAACAAGCGAATGCCGAATTCCTTGCAGTTGCGGACCAACGTCTCGACCTGCTGGCGGGAAATCGGATCGGTGATGTTGTGCCGATCCGGTGTCGTCGGCACATTGTGGTCCATCGTCGCGAACGTCAGATCGGGCCGCCGCACCTTGCGGCCGGCCAGCCGCAATCCCTCGAACGCCTGCGGCGACGTCACCTCGTGAACGAGATGAAGATCGATGTAGAGCAACGTCGGCTTGCCTTCTTCCTCGTGGACGACGTGATTTTCCCAAATTTTTTCGAACATCGTTTTCGCCATCGTCGACGTCCCTCTTTCCTCCGTCGCTTTTCCATCATCATATCATAGACGGCCTCATTGATCAAAGATATAATAATTATAACATCGATAGATCAAATCTATAGTCAAGCCCGGGAGGAAAAGGCCGTGGAACTCCGCCTGCTCCGCTACGTCGTCCAAGTCGCGGCCGAACGGAACTTTTCGCGCGCCGCCGCCAAACTTCATATCACACAGCCGTCGCTCAGCCAACAGATCGCCAAATTGGAACGCGAACTCGGCGTCGTGCTGTTTCACCGCAGCCCCGGGGCCGTCGAACCGACCCATGCCGGACGCGTGTTCGTCGAACGCGCGCGGGAGATTCTTGATCTGGCCGACCTCCTCGCCAAGGAAATGGATGATTTGGCGCATATGCGTAAAGGCCGCCTCGTCGTCGGTAGTCTGCCCATGACCGGCGCGCACCTTTTGCCGCTCGTGCTGCCCGTTTTCCGAGGCCGCCATCCGGAAGTCGACATTTCGCTGGTCGAGGACACGACGCTGCGGCTGGAAGAACGGACGGCCGCCGGCGAAGTCGACGTCGCCTTTTTGACACTGCCGCTGACGAACGCCGGCCTGGAAGGAGAGCCGGTCGTCGAAGACGAAATTTGGCTCGCCGTGTCTCCCGACCATCCACTGGCCGCCCGCTCGGTCGCTGCCGCGCCGGGGCGGGTCGACGTCGCCGAGCTGGCACGGGAACCGTTCATTTTACTGAAACAAGGCCAAGGATTCCGGAACATCGCGATCCAGCTTTGCCGAAACGCCGGCTTCGAACCGCGCATTGCGTTCGAATCGGGCAATATCGAGACGGTGCAGTCGCTGGTCGCCGCCGGGATGGGCGTCGCCTTCGTGCCGAGCATGGTCGCGCGCAACCGGAGCGGCCGGTTTGCGCCTGTGTTCGTC
The window above is part of the Candidatus Reconcilbacillus cellulovorans genome. Proteins encoded here:
- a CDS encoding 3-isopropylmalate dehydratase small subunit, which produces MEPFRKHTGLVAPIDRVNVDTDAIVPKQFLKRIERTGFGQFLFYEWRFDENGNPKPDFELNKPRYRGASVLLARANFGCGSSREHAPWAILDYGFRTIIAPSFADIFYNNCFKNGILPVVLPEDRVDELFRRTFAREGYRLTVDLEQKIVSDDDGFCEPFEIDEHRRQTLLEGLDDIGLTLRLEEKIAAYEAAHPIV
- a CDS encoding transcriptional regulator; translated protein: MELRLLRYVVQVAAERNFSRAAAKLHITQPSLSQQIAKLERELGVVLFHRSPGAVEPTHAGRVFVERAREILDLADLLAKEMDDLAHMRKGRLVVGSLPMTGAHLLPLVLPVFRGRHPEVDISLVEDTTLRLEERTAAGEVDVAFLTLPLTNAGLEGEPVVEDEIWLAVSPDHPLAARSVAAAPGRVDVAELAREPFILLKQGQGFRNIAIQLCRNAGFEPRIAFESGNIETVQSLVAAGMGVAFVPSMVARNRSGRFAPVFVELSGRPTRTIVLARRRDRFLSKAAEAFRDTVFDVLKHVPGGLPSDLSDDGGNRQ
- a CDS encoding 3-isopropylmalate dehydratase large subunit produces the protein MAKTMFEKIWENHVVHEEEGKPTLLYIDLHLVHEVTSPQAFEGLRLAGRKVRRPDLTFATMDHNVPTTPDRHNITDPISRQQVETLVRNCKEFGIRLFDLNDIDQGIVHVMGPELGLTQPGKTIVCGDSHTSTHGAFGALAFGIGTSEVEHVLATQCLWQAKPKTMEVRFVGRRKPGITAKDMILGLIAKYGTDFATGHVVEYTGEAIRDLSMEERMTVCNMSIEAGARAGMIAPDDKTFEYLRGRDYAPKGAAFDRKVEEWKRLRTDEGAVFDRVVEFDVESLVPQVTWGTSPGMGVGIDGVVPDPNDFPTETQRKAAARALEYMGLTPGTKMTDIKIDVVFIGSCTNARIEDLRAAAAVVRGYKVAPHVRAIVVPGSGRVKAQAEREGLDKIFIEAGFEWREPGCSMCLGMNPDVLRPGERCASTSNRNFEGRQGRGGRTHLVSPPMAAAAAIMGHFVDVRDWKYKSEPAPVG